A window from Enterocloster bolteae encodes these proteins:
- a CDS encoding restriction endonuclease subunit S encodes MNQVELGTILHMEKGKKPQKQSKEIEDGFLPYVDIKAFEKGIIDSYASPEKCVLCDDGDLLIVCDGSRSGLTGRAIKGVVGSTLSKISADGLTREYLRYFIQSKYTLLNTQKKGTGTPHLNAQILKQSKLIIPSLPEQERIVARIEELFSELDKAVETLKTTKQQLAVYRQAVLKEAFSCADTFEPFGSIMTSRLGKMLDKEKNVGLPEQYIRNINVRWFSFDLSDLLKMRIETKEIEKYSIKYGDLIICEGGEPGRCAVWDRNDSIFYQKALHRVRFKNGENPKLYMYYLWFISQTGELEKYFTGTGIKHLTGQSLLKVPVPIISISKQNTVVLKIESQLSVCNQIEKMIEQSLQQAEAMRQSILKQAFEGRLV; translated from the coding sequence ATGAATCAAGTTGAACTCGGAACAATTCTACATATGGAAAAAGGTAAAAAGCCCCAAAAACAAAGTAAGGAAATAGAAGATGGTTTTTTACCATATGTAGACATAAAGGCTTTTGAAAAGGGAATTATTGATAGTTATGCTTCTCCAGAAAAGTGCGTGCTTTGTGATGATGGTGATTTACTTATCGTATGCGATGGCTCTCGATCTGGTCTTACTGGACGAGCCATCAAAGGAGTAGTAGGGTCTACGCTCTCCAAAATTAGTGCAGACGGTTTAACGAGAGAATATCTAAGGTACTTTATTCAAAGTAAATATACACTATTAAATACTCAAAAAAAAGGAACGGGTACACCGCATTTAAATGCTCAAATATTAAAACAATCCAAGTTAATTATTCCTTCACTACCAGAGCAAGAGAGGATTGTCGCAAGGATTGAGGAGTTGTTCTCCGAACTGGATAAGGCAGTTGAAACGCTGAAAACCACGAAGCAGCAGCTTGCAGTCTACCGTCAGGCGGTGCTGAAAGAGGCGTTTTCCTGTGCTGATACATTTGAGCCATTTGGGAGTATTATGACTTCACGTCTGGGTAAGATGCTTGATAAAGAAAAAAATGTAGGTCTGCCAGAACAATATATTCGTAATATTAATGTCCGATGGTTTTCGTTTGATTTATCTGATTTGCTAAAAATGCGTATTGAGACAAAAGAAATTGAAAAATATAGTATTAAATATGGAGATCTTATAATTTGCGAGGGTGGAGAACCTGGGAGATGTGCTGTTTGGGATCGAAATGATAGTATTTTTTATCAGAAAGCACTACATAGAGTTCGTTTTAAAAATGGTGAAAATCCCAAGCTTTATATGTATTATTTGTGGTTTATATCACAAACAGGAGAATTAGAAAAATATTTCACTGGAACAGGAATAAAGCATTTAACAGGGCAATCCCTACTAAAAGTTCCTGTTCCAATTATAAGTATTTCTAAACAAAATACTGTTGTACTAAAAATTGAGTCCCAACTATCCGTCTGCAACCAAATTGAAAAAATGATTGAGCAATCTTTGCAACAGGCAGAAGCCATGCGTCAAAGTATTCTAAAACAAGCGTTTGAAGGAAGGTTAGTGTGA